A genomic window from Peromyscus maniculatus bairdii isolate BWxNUB_F1_BW_parent chromosome 1, HU_Pman_BW_mat_3.1, whole genome shotgun sequence includes:
- the Relt gene encoding tumor necrosis factor receptor superfamily member 19L, which translates to MSPQGLMMKRTSLCWPLSCLFVLLPWPLATPTSITPWLCPPGKEPDLDPGKGAFCRTCPPGTFSASWDSHPCRSHDRCSLRRRLEAQAGSATHDTVCGDCQPGWFGPRGVPYVPCQPCSRAPPSTGGCDESGRRARRGVEVAAGAGGHGEPRQSGNGTRAGGPEETAAQYAVIAIVPVFCLMGLLGILVCNLLKRKGYHCTAHKEVGPSPGGGGSGINPAYRTEDANEDTIGVLVRLITEKKENAAALEELLKEYHSKQLVQTSHRPVPRLLPASPSMPHICPHRHHLHTVQGLASLSGSCCSRCSQKKWPEVLLSPEAAAASTPAPTLLPNPSRAPKASAKTGRQGEITILSVGRFRVARIPEQRTSSLSSEVKTITEAGPSGGDLPDSPQPGLPPEQRALLGSGGGHTKWLKPPAENKAEENRYVVRLSESNLVI; encoded by the exons ATGTCACCCCAGGGCCTGATGATGAAGCGGACCTCGCTGTGCTGGCCCCTGTCTTGCCTGTTTGTG CTGCTGCCCTGGCCTCTGGCCACTCCAACATCAATAACTCCTTGGCTGTGTCCACCTGGCAAGGAGCCTGACCTG GACCCAGGGAAGGGCGCATTCTGCCGAACCTGCCCCCCAGGCACCTTCTCGGCCTCATGGGACTCTCATCCATGCCGGTCTCATGATCGCTGCAGCCTCCGAAGGAGGTTggaggcccaggctggctcagcAACTCATGATACAGTGTGTGGAGACTGCCAGCCTGG ATGGTTTGGGCCTCGGGGAGTTCCTTATGTTCCATGTCAGCCATGCTCCAGGGCACCTCCAAGTACTGGTGGCTGTGACG AGTCGGGGCGCCGGGCCCGGCGTGGTGTGGAAGTGGCGGCGGGTGCCGGCGGCCATGGCGAGCCTCGGCAGTCTGGGAACGGCACCCGGGCGGGCGGTCCTGAGGAGACGGCTGCCCAGTATGCGGTGATCGCCATCGTGCCCGTGTTTTGCCTCATGGGGCTTCTGGGCATTCTGGTGTGCAACCTGCTCAAGCGCAAGGGCTACCACTGCACGGCCCACAAGGAGGTCGGGCCcagccctggaggaggaggcagcg ggATCAATCCTGCCTATAGGACAGAGGATGCCAACGAGGACACCATTGGAGTCCTGGTGCGCCTGATCACGGAGAAGAAAG AGAATGCAGCGGCCCTGGAGGAGTTGTTGAAAGAATATCACAGCAAACAGCTGGTACAGACGAGCCACAGACCTGTAcccag GCTGCTGCCAGCTTCCCCTAGCATGCCGCACATCTGCCCACATCGCCATCACCTCCACACTGTGCAGGGCCTGGCCTCACTCTCTGGCTCCTGCTGCTCCCGTTGTAGCCAGAAGAAGTGGCCAGAGGTGCTGCTGTCTCCTGAGGCAGCGGCAGCCAGcactcctgcccccaccctcctGCCCAACCCATCCAGGGCCCCCAAGGCTAGTGCCAAGACAGGACGTCAGGGCGAGATCACCATCTTGTCTGTGGGCAG GTTCCGTGTGGCTCGCATTCCTGAGCAGCGGACCAGTTCATTGTCATCTGAGGTGAAGACTATCACGGAGGCTGGGCCTTCGGGGGGTGATCTTCCTGACTCCCCACAGCCTGGCCTTCCCCCTGAGCAGCGGGCACTGCTGGGAAGTGGTGGAGGCCATACTAAGTGGTTGAAGCCCCCAGCAGAGAACAAGGCCGAG GAGAACCGCTATGTGGTCCGGCTAAGTGAAAGCAACCTGGTCATCTGA